The proteins below come from a single Eubacterium limosum genomic window:
- a CDS encoding HAD family hydrolase, translating to MVKLISADMDGTLLDSNKELSPELFPLIESLAEQGVRFAAASGRQYYNLEHIFEPIKDKMIFIAENGSVVFENNVNSFANVIDRETVCEIVEEIRKITGASPVICGLRGAYAESDEPELLENIKMYYRRYEIMDDILKTEDDICKIAVYDYVNAETNSHIPLVEAFGKQMEIAVSGEHWVDLSNPGCNKGTAISKIQEKYGISYEETMLFGDYLNDYEMMKTGRYSYAMENAHPQLKEICNYTAKSNDENGVVEAIRAYFK from the coding sequence ATGGTTAAATTGATTTCGGCAGATATGGACGGTACGCTTTTAGACAGTAATAAAGAGCTCTCACCAGAGCTTTTCCCATTGATTGAGTCGCTCGCAGAACAGGGTGTCCGCTTTGCAGCAGCCAGCGGCAGACAATATTATAATCTGGAACACATTTTTGAGCCGATAAAGGATAAGATGATCTTCATCGCTGAAAATGGTTCAGTGGTTTTTGAGAATAATGTGAACAGTTTTGCCAATGTGATTGACAGGGAGACTGTTTGTGAAATTGTAGAAGAGATCCGAAAGATAACCGGAGCCAGCCCTGTTATCTGTGGACTGAGAGGTGCTTACGCTGAAAGCGATGAGCCGGAGCTTTTGGAAAACATAAAGATGTATTACCGCCGGTATGAGATAATGGACGATATTCTGAAGACAGAAGATGACATCTGCAAAATTGCTGTTTATGACTATGTGAATGCCGAAACCAACAGCCATATTCCACTTGTGGAGGCCTTTGGAAAACAGATGGAGATCGCTGTTTCGGGTGAACACTGGGTGGATCTTTCTAACCCAGGCTGCAACAAAGGGACAGCCATCAGCAAAATTCAGGAAAAATACGGGATCAGTTATGAAGAGACCATGCTCTTTGGCGATTACCTTAATGATTATGAGATGATGAAAACCGGAAGATACAGCTATGCTATGGAAAATGCCCATCCACAGCTTAAGGAAATCTGCAATTACACGGCAAAATCCAATGATGAAAACGGCGTGGTGGAAGCAATAAGGGCATATTTCAAATAA
- a CDS encoding Eco57I restriction-modification methylase domain-containing protein yields the protein MKEIIQKIDEVYKRYDYVENKGELLLFLIKILTLKFLVDNGRVALDRKNAQKLRTDFTVGGIMRVWSRGVSNAHHWTDEGKLILSGLIWEDVKRFIEDTDSFENKNAGVIGELYEECLHRSHKKNQGIFYTPDVLAEYMVSLCVSLVKKEKILDPACGSGSLLSAAYDYILKNTKDLEKEAVHKRLLQKSLCGVDKDPLAVLVTRVTLALKGPKYCYPAGIMVGDCLDKAAADFKDSSFDVVIGNPPYVGHKEIDSEYMKRLKAFYSDVYQNKGDLSYCFFKRGYELLKDKGRLLFLTSRYFMEAYNAQALRRFIREHFTIKRLIDFNGLRVIGGIGIDPALSLLVKGRAPARHAARVSRFFVQKGKLRETPVYIEDLESGQPKLHEDFKTRQSQLDDGLWRLYGPRTKMVVEKIEKHAPFTLENLVDSFQGIITGNDKAFIFDNDELDAYNFNPQFLHPWIKNRNVHAFEITPPGKQILYTNEIEAIEKHPYEEVYLKQFREKLTSRRECKSGRLPWYAIQWGRNLECFMKKKIIFPYKAKDNRFAIDKNRYFFSADIYGLTLKNRLYSQVNEEFLVLLLNSRLYNFYFKSFAKKLGVDLYEYYPNTVLKLKIPDVSMEISDKFKGFYDKIINLTETTQKKDRESLLFEVDRWLYGYFDINEEEINWIEKQ from the coding sequence ATGAAGGAAATAATACAGAAGATCGATGAGGTCTATAAACGTTACGATTATGTTGAGAATAAGGGCGAGCTTTTGCTCTTTCTCATTAAAATATTGACGCTGAAGTTTTTGGTGGATAATGGCCGCGTCGCTTTAGACAGGAAAAACGCCCAGAAGCTGAGGACAGACTTTACTGTTGGCGGCATCATGCGGGTGTGGAGCCGCGGCGTCTCAAATGCCCATCACTGGACCGATGAGGGAAAACTGATCCTGAGCGGGCTGATTTGGGAAGATGTGAAGCGCTTTATCGAGGACACGGACAGTTTTGAGAATAAAAATGCCGGCGTCATCGGAGAGCTGTATGAGGAGTGTCTGCACCGCAGTCATAAAAAGAACCAGGGGATTTTCTACACGCCGGATGTTTTGGCAGAGTATATGGTTTCGCTGTGTGTGAGCCTAGTGAAAAAAGAAAAAATTCTGGACCCTGCCTGTGGCAGCGGGTCGCTGCTCAGCGCTGCTTATGACTATATCCTGAAGAACACCAAGGATCTGGAAAAGGAGGCCGTGCACAAGCGGCTGCTCCAGAAATCATTGTGCGGTGTGGATAAAGACCCTCTGGCAGTGCTGGTAACCCGGGTCACGCTGGCATTAAAAGGCCCAAAATACTGCTATCCGGCCGGTATCATGGTGGGGGACTGCCTGGATAAGGCCGCGGCCGACTTTAAGGACAGCTCCTTTGATGTGGTGATTGGCAACCCGCCCTACGTTGGGCATAAGGAAATCGACTCGGAATACATGAAACGCCTGAAGGCCTTTTACAGCGATGTTTATCAGAACAAGGGTGATCTATCCTATTGCTTTTTCAAACGCGGCTATGAGCTTCTGAAGGACAAAGGAAGGCTTTTATTCCTGACTTCCCGGTATTTTATGGAAGCCTACAATGCACAGGCCCTCCGGCGGTTTATCCGCGAGCATTTCACCATCAAACGACTCATTGATTTTAACGGCCTGCGTGTCATAGGCGGCATCGGCATTGACCCGGCGTTGAGCCTTCTGGTAAAGGGCAGGGCACCAGCGCGGCATGCGGCACGGGTTTCCCGTTTTTTTGTACAGAAAGGTAAACTGCGGGAAACGCCCGTCTATATCGAGGATCTGGAGAGCGGCCAGCCAAAGCTTCACGAGGACTTTAAGACGCGCCAGAGCCAGCTGGATGATGGCCTGTGGCGGCTGTACGGCCCCAGGACAAAAATGGTCGTGGAAAAAATTGAGAAGCACGCACCTTTTACCCTGGAAAATCTGGTGGACAGCTTTCAGGGGATCATCACAGGCAATGACAAAGCCTTTATCTTTGACAATGATGAGCTGGATGCGTATAACTTCAACCCGCAGTTTCTGCATCCCTGGATAAAAAATCGGAACGTGCATGCCTTTGAGATTACTCCGCCGGGCAAGCAAATTTTGTATACCAATGAGATCGAGGCCATCGAGAAACACCCCTATGAGGAAGTTTACCTGAAGCAGTTCAGGGAAAAGCTGACCAGCCGGCGGGAATGTAAAAGCGGCCGCCTGCCCTGGTATGCTATCCAATGGGGAAGAAACCTCGAGTGTTTTATGAAAAAAAAGATCATCTTCCCATATAAGGCAAAGGACAACCGTTTTGCCATTGATAAGAATCGCTATTTCTTCAGTGCAGACATTTATGGTCTTACACTGAAGAACCGCCTGTACAGCCAGGTGAATGAGGAGTTTTTAGTGCTGCTGCTCAACAGCCGCCTTTATAACTTTTACTTTAAGTCTTTTGCTAAAAAGCTTGGCGTTGACTTATATGAGTATTATCCCAATACTGTGCTAAAGTTGAAAATTCCTGACGTAAGCATGGAAATTTCGGACAAATTTAAGGGTTTTTATGATAAAATTATAAACTTGACTGAGACTACCCAGAAGAAAGATCGGGAATCCTTACTTTTTGAGGTTGACCGCTGGCTTTACGGGTATTTTGACATAAATGAAGAAGAAATCAACTGGATTGAAAAACAGTAA
- a CDS encoding MarR family winged helix-turn-helix transcriptional regulator — protein MNKLESSRSLMKWLSVANRFTGMALDKELAEMGLNSSQHFFVVKICEEPGITQDKLQSLIYLNPSNITRGIAQLAQKGFVTKETNSRDKRTSCLYPTEKAEACYQKIKAIQKNWMKVLTKDFTEEERALLCTMVERTAKNALDFFNDEQA, from the coding sequence ATGAATAAACTTGAATCTTCAAGAAGTCTGATGAAGTGGCTGTCGGTGGCAAATCGTTTTACAGGCATGGCTTTGGATAAGGAGTTGGCCGAGATGGGGCTCAACTCAAGCCAGCATTTTTTTGTGGTAAAAATCTGCGAGGAACCAGGGATTACCCAGGATAAGCTGCAGTCTCTGATTTATTTAAATCCCAGCAATATTACTAGGGGCATCGCCCAGCTGGCCCAAAAAGGATTTGTAACCAAGGAAACAAACAGCCGTGACAAACGAACCAGCTGTCTGTATCCTACAGAGAAGGCAGAAGCTTGTTATCAGAAAATAAAGGCGATACAGAAAAACTGGATGAAGGTCCTGACCAAGGACTTTACAGAGGAAGAACGCGCGCTCTTATGTACAATGGTAGAGCGAACGGCCAAAAATGCTCTGGATTTTTTTAACGATGAGCAAGCATAG
- the serS gene encoding serine--tRNA ligase: MLDIKLLRTDPELVKENIRKKFQDEKLVLVDEVVEMDKKYRDSKTEGDTLRAQRNTISKQIGGFMSKGQKDEAEKAKAQVVEINKQLEELEAQEAKLEGEIRERMLVIPNIIDSSVPIGRDDSENVEVERFGEPVVPEYEVPYHIDIMEKFNGVDLDSARKTSGNGFYYLSGDIARLHSGILSYARDFMIDRGFTYYIPPFMIRSDVVTGVMSFSEMENMMYKIEGEDLYLIGTSEHSMIGKFIDTILDENQLPQTLTSYSPCFRKEVGSHGIEERGVYRIHQFEKQEMVVVCEPEDSMMWFERLYTNTVDFFRSLDIPVRTLECCSGDLADLKVKSIDVEAWSPRQQKYFEVGSCSNLGDAQARRLGIRVRSKEKGKYFAHTLNNTVVAPPRMLIAFLENNINEDGTINIPEPLRMYMGGKGKIQ; encoded by the coding sequence ATGTTAGATATTAAATTACTGCGTACCGATCCGGAACTTGTGAAGGAAAATATCCGAAAAAAATTCCAGGATGAGAAGCTGGTTTTGGTTGATGAAGTTGTCGAAATGGACAAAAAGTACCGTGACTCCAAAACTGAGGGAGATACCCTGAGAGCACAGCGTAATACCATCAGCAAGCAAATCGGCGGCTTTATGTCCAAGGGACAGAAGGATGAAGCTGAGAAGGCTAAAGCACAGGTTGTGGAGATCAACAAACAACTGGAGGAGCTGGAAGCTCAGGAGGCAAAGCTTGAGGGAGAAATCCGGGAAAGAATGCTGGTGATTCCGAACATCATTGATTCCTCAGTGCCCATTGGCCGCGATGACAGCGAAAATGTTGAGGTTGAACGCTTTGGGGAGCCAGTGGTACCAGAATACGAGGTGCCCTACCACATTGACATTATGGAAAAATTCAACGGTGTGGATCTTGACAGCGCCCGCAAGACCAGCGGCAACGGCTTCTATTATCTGAGCGGCGACATCGCGAGACTGCACTCAGGTATTTTATCTTATGCCCGTGATTTTATGATCGACCGCGGCTTTACTTACTACATCCCCCCGTTCATGATCCGCAGCGATGTGGTCACCGGTGTTATGAGCTTTTCTGAAATGGAAAACATGATGTATAAAATCGAGGGTGAAGATCTCTACCTGATCGGTACCAGCGAGCACTCTATGATTGGTAAATTCATCGACACTATTTTAGATGAAAATCAGCTGCCGCAGACCCTTACAAGCTACTCACCATGCTTCAGAAAAGAAGTGGGCTCACATGGGATTGAGGAACGCGGTGTTTACCGTATCCATCAGTTTGAAAAACAGGAAATGGTCGTGGTGTGCGAGCCGGAAGACAGCATGATGTGGTTTGAGAGACTGTATACCAACACGGTTGATTTCTTCCGTTCACTGGATATTCCTGTGCGCACACTGGAATGCTGCTCAGGAGATCTGGCAGACCTGAAAGTCAAGAGTATTGATGTTGAGGCGTGGTCACCGCGTCAGCAGAAATATTTTGAAGTGGGCAGCTGCTCTAATCTGGGCGACGCGCAGGCACGGCGTCTGGGCATCCGCGTCCGCAGCAAGGAAAAAGGAAAATACTTTGCCCATACGCTGAACAATACTGTGGTTGCGCCTCCGCGTATGCTCATCGCCTTCCTTGAAAATAATATTAACGAGGACGGTACCATTAATATTCCAGAACCGCTGCGTATGTACATGGGTGGCAAGGGAAAAATTCAATAG
- a CDS encoding GlsB/YeaQ/YmgE family stress response membrane protein yields MFHLIWVLIIGGIIGAIAGAITSRRLPAGWVGNIVAGIIGSYLGELLLGNWGPQIAGMAVFPSIIGAIILVVIVSLILGLGRKES; encoded by the coding sequence ATGTTCCACCTGATTTGGGTTTTAATTATCGGCGGCATCATCGGTGCCATTGCCGGAGCTATAACAAGCAGAAGACTACCGGCCGGCTGGGTCGGCAACATCGTTGCCGGGATCATCGGCTCATATCTCGGTGAATTACTTTTAGGTAACTGGGGACCGCAGATTGCTGGTATGGCGGTTTTTCCGTCCATCATTGGAGCAATCATCCTCGTTGTCATCGTATCCCTTATTCTTGGTTTGGGAAGAAAAGAAAGCTGA
- a CDS encoding sensor domain-containing diguanylate cyclase: MLRKKSSSNIILIAIVIVLVLLSVVSFVLYQNNTRNILAEKSKADMKKSTDQSIILTNSLIDNYFSELDTIAIFCGVNTGINDHEIFELLQQKNLGNTYSQIGVAGLDGSIYTGSGSKQNVSDQDYFQRAIKGERVVSNVVTDPSTGRDIIVLAIPIERDGVITGAACAQYDVQSFTDLLSSSQFKGAGATMIMQKNGKMVSSYVGMEDFDTFYDALEQQMEFRGENTLESFKSRVKNEESGLFTYFRNNNERYVYFEPVGINDWTMISLVMAETIDKQTTPINAGAFVLMIFNILLYVVILATVLAIIKRFGKQMEANQRDPLTRLYNKDIAHTIIERHLKKEGQKQRHACFFLDIDDFKCINDTYGHQTGDDVLFSVAQILLHCFRETDIIARFGGDEFIVWIKDLPTADIVRQKAEMLCNITAAGPNIPISLSIGIAWYPGDGTSYTEVMQHADEALYRAKNSGKGNYQFYSDPQ, encoded by the coding sequence ATGCTTAGAAAAAAGTCGTCTTCCAATATAATACTGATTGCCATCGTGATTGTACTCGTTTTATTGTCTGTTGTCAGCTTTGTTTTGTATCAAAACAATACTCGAAATATTCTGGCAGAAAAATCAAAAGCCGACATGAAAAAATCCACTGACCAGAGCATCATACTGACTAACAGCCTGATCGACAATTACTTCAGCGAGCTTGACACCATCGCTATTTTCTGTGGCGTCAACACCGGCATTAATGACCATGAAATATTTGAGCTTCTCCAGCAGAAAAATCTGGGAAACACTTATTCCCAGATCGGCGTTGCCGGCCTTGACGGCTCCATTTATACCGGCAGCGGCTCAAAACAAAATGTATCGGATCAGGATTATTTTCAGCGTGCCATTAAAGGCGAACGCGTAGTTTCAAATGTTGTCACGGACCCCTCTACAGGGCGAGATATCATTGTCCTCGCCATTCCCATTGAGCGTGACGGTGTTATCACAGGCGCTGCCTGTGCCCAATATGATGTCCAGTCCTTCACCGACCTGCTCAGCAGTTCTCAGTTCAAGGGCGCTGGCGCAACCATGATCATGCAGAAAAACGGAAAAATGGTCTCGAGCTATGTCGGTATGGAGGATTTTGATACGTTTTATGACGCTCTCGAACAACAGATGGAATTCAGAGGAGAAAATACTCTAGAAAGCTTCAAATCCCGCGTGAAAAACGAAGAATCCGGCTTGTTCACTTATTTTCGCAATAACAATGAGCGCTATGTCTATTTTGAGCCCGTCGGCATTAACGACTGGACCATGATCTCTCTGGTGATGGCTGAGACCATTGACAAGCAGACAACCCCCATTAACGCCGGAGCCTTTGTTTTGATGATTTTCAACATTCTGCTTTACGTCGTTATCCTGGCCACGGTTCTCGCCATTATCAAACGCTTCGGAAAGCAGATGGAAGCTAACCAGCGCGACCCGCTCACACGTCTTTACAATAAAGACATTGCGCATACCATCATTGAGCGCCATTTGAAAAAGGAGGGACAAAAGCAGCGTCATGCCTGTTTTTTTCTCGACATTGATGATTTTAAATGCATCAATGACACTTACGGACATCAGACCGGCGACGACGTCCTTTTTTCTGTGGCTCAGATACTCCTACACTGCTTCCGGGAGACAGACATTATCGCCCGCTTTGGCGGCGACGAATTTATCGTCTGGATCAAGGATCTGCCGACCGCAGATATTGTAAGACAAAAGGCCGAAATGCTCTGCAACATTACCGCTGCCGGTCCTAATATACCTATTTCACTGAGTATTGGCATCGCCTGGTATCCCGGCGACGGCACCTCTTACACAGAGGTCATGCAACATGCCGACGAGGCCCTTTACCGGGCCAAAAACTCCGGTAAAGGCAACTACCAGTTTTACAGCGATCCGCAATAA
- a CDS encoding GGDEF domain-containing response regulator, translating to MRQRILIVDDMKQNREILGMMFQDTFEILEAENGYEAMCCIRENHDMLAAVLLDVVMPEMDGFEVLEHMRDEAITEVLPVVLITAEEPGIAARRGYALGALDILTKPFDPVVIKKRVENIIELGSRKKEFKKLKNEAENDALTGIFNRKAMENRIGDILTNSETRCGALCFIDVDNFKTINDSFGHLYGDEVLKQMAENLKNCALPGDVVGRIGGDEFMIFFRNYPSEERLKQKIAGICENFRCYTAEGQITGSIGVARYPQDGDCYGVLFCKADQALYHLKRSGKDGYQFYNESCTSLPFQSVLTQVEGEMK from the coding sequence ATGCGTCAGAGAATATTAATTGTTGATGATATGAAACAAAACCGGGAGATTTTGGGGATGATGTTTCAGGACACCTTCGAGATTTTAGAGGCTGAAAACGGATATGAGGCTATGTGCTGTATACGCGAAAATCACGATATGCTGGCAGCAGTGCTATTGGATGTTGTGATGCCAGAGATGGACGGGTTCGAGGTTCTTGAGCATATGCGGGACGAGGCTATAACAGAAGTGCTGCCTGTGGTGCTCATAACCGCAGAGGAGCCTGGGATAGCGGCGCGCAGAGGGTATGCGCTTGGTGCACTTGACATTTTGACAAAACCCTTTGATCCTGTTGTGATAAAAAAGCGGGTAGAGAACATCATTGAGCTGGGAAGCCGTAAAAAGGAATTTAAAAAATTAAAAAATGAGGCGGAAAATGATGCCTTGACAGGGATCTTTAACCGAAAGGCAATGGAGAATCGCATTGGAGATATACTGACCAATTCAGAGACCCGATGCGGGGCCTTGTGCTTCATTGATGTTGATAATTTTAAGACCATCAACGATAGCTTCGGACATCTGTATGGCGACGAAGTGCTGAAGCAGATGGCTGAAAATTTAAAGAACTGTGCCTTGCCGGGAGATGTGGTAGGACGAATCGGTGGGGATGAGTTTATGATCTTTTTCAGAAATTATCCTTCTGAGGAGCGTCTGAAACAAAAAATCGCTGGCATTTGTGAGAACTTCAGATGCTATACAGCTGAGGGGCAGATTACAGGGAGTATCGGAGTGGCGCGGTATCCTCAAGATGGAGACTGTTACGGTGTCCTTTTCTGTAAAGCAGACCAGGCTCTTTATCACTTGAAAAGGTCAGGAAAAGACGGATATCAGTTTTATAATGAAAGCTGTACCAGCCTGCCTTTTCAATCTGTACTGACTCAGGTTGAAGGTGAAATGAAATAA
- a CDS encoding FeoB-associated Cys-rich membrane protein, which translates to MNFATFIIAAIVFIPMALIIYNQIKKARSGQTGCGCGCSGCSHASQCRPAQEPELKKDRN; encoded by the coding sequence ATGAATTTTGCAACTTTTATTATTGCTGCCATTGTCTTTATTCCAATGGCACTGATTATCTATAACCAGATAAAAAAAGCCCGAAGCGGCCAGACAGGCTGTGGCTGTGGCTGCAGCGGCTGCTCTCATGCCAGCCAGTGCCGTCCGGCTCAGGAACCTGAACTAAAAAAAGACAGGAATTGA
- the glyA gene encoding serine hydroxymethyltransferase, whose translation MNFEHVKREDPEIYEFMEKELKRQQSHIELIASENFVSEAVMEAMGSHLTNKYAEGVPGARYYGGCAFVDEIERIARERAKALFGADHANVQPHSGAQANTAVYFAVLEPGDLVLGMRLDQGGHLTHGSKVNLSGKYFNFISYGVSPDSETIDYEELERLIAQKKPKLVVVGASSYPRAIDFERISKVCKANDALMMVDMAHIAGLVAAGLHQNPVPYADFVTTTTHKTLRGPRGGLILCKEAFAEKIDKAVFPGIQGGPLMHIIAGKAVAFKEAASPEFTEYQKQIIKNAKALCDALTDKGFRIVSGGTDNHLMLVDVSTVGLTGKEADDILGSVNITANKNAIPYDKQKPTVTSGVRVGTPAVTTRGMKEEDMSVIADAFEAALIKKDLELAKEKVAYLTQKYPLYE comes from the coding sequence ATGAATTTTGAACACGTAAAAAGAGAAGACCCGGAGATCTATGAGTTTATGGAAAAGGAGCTCAAAAGGCAGCAAAGCCATATCGAGCTCATCGCTTCCGAAAACTTTGTTTCAGAGGCTGTGATGGAGGCCATGGGCAGCCATCTGACCAATAAATATGCCGAGGGCGTACCAGGAGCCCGTTATTATGGCGGGTGTGCATTTGTGGATGAGATAGAACGGATCGCGAGAGAACGCGCCAAAGCACTGTTTGGCGCTGACCACGCCAATGTCCAGCCCCATTCCGGCGCACAGGCCAATACAGCAGTGTACTTTGCCGTGCTGGAGCCCGGAGATCTGGTACTGGGGATGCGTTTGGACCAGGGGGGTCATCTGACCCATGGCAGCAAGGTAAACCTTTCAGGAAAATACTTTAATTTTATTTCTTACGGCGTCAGCCCGGACTCTGAGACCATCGACTATGAAGAACTGGAACGGCTGATCGCCCAAAAGAAGCCGAAGCTGGTGGTTGTGGGCGCCAGCTCTTATCCGAGAGCCATTGATTTTGAACGTATCTCAAAGGTCTGTAAGGCCAATGATGCGCTGATGATGGTTGATATGGCGCATATTGCGGGCCTGGTGGCAGCGGGACTGCACCAGAACCCGGTACCCTACGCGGATTTTGTCACTACCACGACCCATAAAACCCTGCGCGGCCCAAGGGGCGGTCTTATCCTGTGCAAGGAGGCCTTTGCTGAAAAAATTGACAAGGCTGTGTTCCCGGGTATCCAGGGGGGACCGCTGATGCACATTATCGCCGGAAAAGCAGTGGCTTTTAAGGAAGCCGCCAGTCCGGAGTTTACAGAATATCAGAAGCAGATCATCAAGAATGCCAAGGCACTGTGCGACGCACTCACCGATAAGGGCTTTCGGATCGTGTCCGGCGGGACCGATAATCATCTGATGCTGGTGGACGTCAGCACTGTTGGACTGACAGGCAAGGAGGCTGACGATATCCTGGGCAGTGTTAACATTACCGCCAATAAAAACGCCATCCCTTACGATAAGCAGAAGCCGACCGTGACAAGCGGTGTGCGTGTGGGAACCCCGGCTGTCACTACCCGCGGCATGAAGGAAGAAGATATGTCAGTCATTGCAGACGCTTTCGAGGCAGCACTGATCAAAAAAGACCTGGAGCTGGCAAAAGAAAAGGTGGCTTATCTGACCCAAAAATATCCTTTGTATGAATAA
- a CDS encoding replication-associated recombination protein A, producing the protein MQASFFDMNYENQIEDNAPLSVRMRPTTLDEFVGQSHIIGKGKLLYRLIEADKLSSVVFYGPPGTGKTTLAKIIAHRTQAAFYELNAVTSGKKEITEILDKAKDNLGIYNRKSILFIDEIHRFNKAQQDALLPSVEGGLVVLIGATTENPYFEINSPLLSRSTIFEFKTLTDDEIKGLLRRAVSDKKKGYGSMKVKVDEEALDHLTAVSNGDVRRALNALELGILTKEKGDQGYIHIDLETAQECIQKKAVQYDKKGDNHYDTISAFIKSIRGSDPDAALYWLAKMLEAGEDPKFIARRIVISASEDIGNAEPMALMVAIAAARAVEMIGLPEARINLAQAVTFLASAPKSNASYAGLDAAASAVRHQSNSEVPGHLRDSHYPGSEKLGRGLNYVYPHSHPGNYYPQQYLPDDLTGIRFYEPTENGYERKIKDRLEHLKNWEVKTK; encoded by the coding sequence GTGCAGGCATCTTTTTTTGACATGAACTATGAAAACCAGATCGAGGACAACGCACCGCTGTCGGTGAGGATGCGTCCAACCACACTGGATGAGTTTGTCGGACAGTCCCATATTATTGGAAAAGGTAAGCTGCTTTATCGTCTTATTGAGGCGGACAAGCTTTCGTCGGTGGTTTTTTATGGTCCTCCGGGAACCGGCAAGACCACATTGGCCAAGATTATAGCCCACCGGACACAGGCTGCTTTTTACGAGCTGAACGCCGTAACCTCCGGTAAAAAAGAAATTACAGAAATTTTAGACAAGGCGAAGGATAATTTGGGTATCTATAACCGTAAGTCGATTCTTTTTATCGACGAAATCCATCGCTTTAATAAGGCGCAGCAGGATGCATTACTGCCAAGCGTGGAAGGCGGACTGGTGGTGCTGATCGGTGCGACGACGGAGAACCCTTATTTTGAAATTAATTCGCCGCTTTTGTCACGGTCGACGATCTTTGAATTTAAGACCCTGACAGACGATGAGATCAAGGGGCTGCTGCGACGGGCCGTTTCTGACAAGAAGAAGGGCTACGGCAGTATGAAGGTCAAGGTGGACGAGGAAGCCCTTGATCATCTGACAGCCGTCTCCAACGGGGACGTGCGACGCGCGCTCAATGCGCTGGAGCTCGGGATACTGACCAAGGAGAAGGGCGATCAGGGTTATATCCATATTGACCTTGAAACAGCCCAGGAGTGTATCCAGAAAAAGGCTGTGCAGTATGATAAAAAAGGTGACAACCACTACGACACCATCTCGGCCTTTATTAAAAGCATTCGGGGCTCAGACCCTGATGCGGCCCTTTACTGGCTGGCCAAGATGCTGGAAGCCGGGGAAGACCCTAAATTCATCGCAAGACGGATTGTGATCTCCGCCTCCGAGGACATCGGAAACGCAGAGCCCATGGCGCTGATGGTGGCCATAGCTGCCGCCAGGGCTGTCGAAATGATCGGGCTGCCCGAGGCGCGCATCAACCTGGCTCAGGCGGTAACCTTTCTGGCCTCTGCGCCAAAGAGTAACGCCTCCTACGCTGGTCTGGACGCCGCAGCGTCCGCGGTGAGGCATCAGTCCAATTCTGAGGTGCCGGGGCACCTGAGAGACTCCCATTACCCGGGCAGTGAGAAGCTGGGCAGAGGGCTGAACTACGTTTACCCCCACAGCCATCCGGGCAACTACTATCCCCAGCAGTACCTGCCGGATGATTTGACCGGAATACGGTTTTACGAGCCGACAGAGAACGGCTATGAACGAAAGATCAAAGACCGCCTGGAGCACCTGAAAAACTGGGAAGTAAAAACAAAATAA